Within Acidiferrobacterales bacterium, the genomic segment TTCGCAAGTGTATGCGTGCTGCCGAAAAAGTGATTTCCCGGTCCGACTTCTGCGAAGGCGCCGCCGGCGAACTGTTCATCCTCCAAAGATACGCCCTTGACGAACTTGTGCAGCGCTCCCAGGAAGTCCGCATCGATCACGAATTTCTCATAACTGACCGTCAAGGCACTCTCCATCCATCCTGCTGCGTGCAGTACAAAATGCGATCCGCACAAGACTGCGGCAATGAGTGAATTGACACTTTCGTTGGTCGACTGGGCATCGACACATTGAGAGCTTGTAAATCCCCCGCTGCAGCGCAGCGGGACATCAAACCTTCTGGCGATCTGGCCGACAACGTAGGATGCGGCGGCTGATTCGGCGGTTCCGAACGACGGTGATCCGGCCCTGAGATTGACGGTTGTCGTGAAATTTCCGAATATTGCCGGAGAACCGGGTCGAACCAGTTGTCCCAGAGCGACTCCGACCATGACTTCAGCCAGTCCCTGGGCAATTGAGCCGGCAATGGTTACCGGTCCGGTTGCGCCGCTGAGTACAAAAGGCACCACGACCGGACATTGATTCGCTTGCGCGTAGGCGCGCAAGGCACCGGACATCGCTTCGTCATAGACCAGGGGTGAGTTCATGTTGATATTGCCTGAGATGACGCAGTTTTCGTCGGTATACTTCTGTCCGAACAGGATTTTCGCCATCTCAATGGAATCCAGAGCCCGATCGCGCGTTGTCACAGAACCCATGAATGGCATGTCGGAGTAGTTGATATGCGCATACACCATGTCGAGATGCCGCTTGTTCACGGGTTGGTCGACGGGTTCGCACACGGTACCGCCGGAATGATGGATCCAAGGTGACGAATACGCGAGCTTGACCAGATTGTCAAAGTCCTTGATGGTACCGTAGCGTCGGCCCTGATCCAGGTCTGAAACAAACGGCGATCCGTATGCGGGGACGAACACGAGGTGATTTCGTCCAATTCGTGCCGATTTTGCAGGATTGCGTCCATGCATGACGAATGAACTTGGAACAGTCTTCAGGAGGCTGCGAACGAGTCCTTTGTCGAATCGGACCCGTTGACCTTTGACGTCAGCGCCAGCCTGTTTCCAGATTTCGAGTGCGACATCATCACCACGGAATTCAACCCCGACTTCCTGCAGGATCTCGTCGGTCCTGTGCTCAATGATATCGAGGCCTTCCTCGCTGACAATGTCGTACGTTGGAATCTCTCGCTTGAGTCCCGCAATAATGATCGGTGCGGTTGACTGCGTTCGCGAGCGGCGACGGATCCGACCTCTTTCTGGAACCGTGTTCCCACCTACAGTTGCTTGAGCCATTTGCCAATCTCCTTATCGTCATGTGGAAATCCGCGGTTATTTTACATGGAGCAAGGCAACGTCGGAGACATAAGGGCAGACCATCCAGCGGCTGCCGGCTTGTGTCCATTGTCAGGGCTGGCAATCGTTGTGTTATCATGCCCGAGGAAGACATAGTCCTTCAACACTCCATTCACTCAACGTCGTAACGAACAACTTGGTCATCGTGACAATAAGGTTGTTTTCCAAGTTTCCCCCATACATTGCAGGTATCACGGTTGCAAAGTCGGTGACTTTCTGCATGGGATTGGCGATGTTTTTCCTTATGTCAGATTCGGGTGTTGACTTGATGGGCCGATGGGCGACTGTGTTCTGGTATACGACTCTTGGAGCAATTGTAGCGATGTCAAATGTGATCGTACGATTGCCGATTACCGACTGGCGAATCCCGTGGTGGATTCGAAGTCCGGCCGTAAGCGCATGGATGTGCCTGATGCTGGTACTGATTGCAGGGGACAGGGTGCAGCAGATGATGTGGATGATGCATGTCTCGAGAGGCGCACTGACTTCGCCCTATTGGTTTGTGATTGACGGCCTGCTCATTGGTTTCATTGCGGGAATATCGTCTGCCTGGATCGAGAAAAAGCAATTGATGGCCAACGCACAAGCGTGATGACATTGCCCGATCTCGGGTGAGTTGGCAGTTTTATCTGCCGAAATTGAAATATCATACAAAGTCGGGTTTCACAATCCAGGCATCGGGAGTTGGAAGTACCTGCAATGATTCTGACGATAGTTGAAGTTGAGGAATTCCTGGAAGGGTTTCAAATGAATACCACCGCGTCGGGATTGCACGGAATGATCGCAGGGCTGACCTGTGCCGGGGTGGGCGAGAATGATATCGACAACTGGTTGCCTGTACTTTGTTTTGAGAGTCAGTATGTGTCGGAAGACGAATACCGAATGCTGGAGCAGGACGTTCGCGGGCTTTATCGGGAGGTGCTGGCACAGTTGGACGAGTTCGGCGTGGAATTCAGTATCCTGCTGCCCCACGAGGGGTGTTCGCCCACAGATCGAATCGTCGCGCTGACATCGTGGTGTACGGAATATCTCAGGGCATTGATGGATTACGGTGAAATATCGCTCGGGCAACTGTCAGAGGATGGCATGGATTTCATTTCCGATGTCCAGGAGATGACAGAACTTGATCCGGAATCGGATCCGACCGACGAGGATTTCGAATCTTCATTTATGATATTGGACGAGCACCTTCGAATCGGCGTTCAACTGATCTATGAGCAATTGAATATGCATTCGCTTTCAGGCCAGAGTACAGGTGCGGGAGGCTTGATGTGAATCAGGCAGAGCGTCGTCGACAGGTTATGGACCGTATTGGAAATGGCATTGCCATCATTCCCAATGCGACACAGCAGCGCCGGAATTCAGACGTTTACTACACGTATCGTCCGGACAGCGATTTTTACTACCTGACAAGATTTCCGGAACCCGAGTCAGTCGCGATCCTGACGCCAGGCGGCGACGAAGGGGATTACATACTTTTCTGTCGGGCAAAGGACCCGGATTCAGAACTCTGGGAGGGCCGGCGTCACGGACCACAGGGCGCGGTCGAAACCTTTGGTGCGGACGCTGCATTCGGTTATGACGAGCTGGATGAAAAACTGCCATCGCTGTTGGAAAATCGTGACTCGATCCACTACTGCCTCGGTCGGTATCCGGAATTTGATCAGCGCGTGATCGGGTGGCTGAATCAGGTGCGCCGCATGGTGCGGACCGGTACCAAGGCACCTGGTGGAATACTCGACCTCGGCTCGATACTCCACGAAATGCGTCTTTTCAAGACGGAAAGGGAAATTGAATTCATGGCTACGGCCTCAACGGTCTCCGCTGAAGCACACCGACGCGCCATGCAGGTCTGCCAACCGGGCATGGCGGAATATGAGATACAGGCTGAGATCGAATACTGGTTTCAGAAAAACAATTGCAGGACCGCCTATCCGAGCATTGTCGCAGCGGGTGAAAACGCATGTATTCTGCACTACACCGACAATTCGAGTGACATGAAAGATGGTGATCTGTTGCTGATTGATGCGGGTGCTGAATATGACTGCTATGCTGCTGATATCACGCGTACGTTCCCGGTAAACGGAAAATATACCGCTCATCAGAAAGCTGTTTACGATGTGGTGCTTGAGGCGCAAAGGGTGGCGATCGAGGCAGTTCGACCGGGCAAGCGTTACAGTGATGTCGATGATGCGGCGAGACTGACGATCGCGGATGGTCTGATTGATCTCGGGATTCTCACCGGCAGCGCTGAAGAGGCCATCGAAAACAATCTGGTCAAGAAGTATTACATGCACAAAGTGGGGCACTGGCTGGGTATAGATGTCCACGACGTCGGGGAATACAGGGATTACGACGGAATGCGTCGGCTCGAGCCAGGCATGTACATGACGGTGGAGCCGGGCATCTATCTTTCGGCTTCCGACGAATTGGATGAACATTGGCACGGTATTGGCATTCGAATTGAGGATGATGTTTTGGTGACTGAGGATGGACATCGAGTGATGACCGGTGACGTGCCCAAATCAACCGTTGAGATCGAAGCGTTGATGTCCGGCTAGATCGACACTTGCGGTCAAAGCTGGAGTATTTGTGCAGACCAAGCTTGAATTCGATCTGATCATCAATGGTGGTGGACTGGCAGGTGCCAGTCTGGCTTTGGACCTGGCATCATCCGGCTTTCGCGTCGCATTGGTCGATATCCGATCAGTTCAGCCTGCGCAGCAGCGAGATGTGGACACCAGATCAATCGCATTGACCTACAGCAGCGGCGTCATTTTCCGCAGACTTGGGTTGTGGGACCAGTTACCGTCAGGCTCAGTCACCGCAATCCGGACGACGGAAGTGACCGACTGCGGCATGCGGGGTCAGGTGCAGTTGAAAGCCTCGGATGTCGGTTGCGATGTGATGGGCTGGAACGTCGAAGCGCAGACACTGCTCACACATTTGTTTCGCCTCATCGGTGGATTTGAATCGATCTCAACATTCAGTCCGGCTGAACTGTCTGATCTTAGAATCGATCATGATCAAGTCCGGTGCGATGTCCGATCAATATCTGATGAATCCACACAAACCGTGAAAGCGAAAGTCCTGGTGATTGCAGATGGCGGTCAATCCGGAATCAGCGATCAACTTCGCTTTTGC encodes:
- a CDS encoding trimethylamine methyltransferase family protein; its protein translation is MAQATVGGNTVPERGRIRRRSRTQSTAPIIIAGLKREIPTYDIVSEEGLDIIEHRTDEILQEVGVEFRGDDVALEIWKQAGADVKGQRVRFDKGLVRSLLKTVPSSFVMHGRNPAKSARIGRNHLVFVPAYGSPFVSDLDQGRRYGTIKDFDNLVKLAYSSPWIHHSGGTVCEPVDQPVNKRHLDMVYAHINYSDMPFMGSVTTRDRALDSIEMAKILFGQKYTDENCVISGNINMNSPLVYDEAMSGALRAYAQANQCPVVVPFVLSGATGPVTIAGSIAQGLAEVMVGVALGQLVRPGSPAIFGNFTTTVNLRAGSPSFGTAESAAASYVVGQIARRFDVPLRCSGGFTSSQCVDAQSTNESVNSLIAAVLCGSHFVLHAAGWMESALTVSYEKFVIDADFLGALHKFVKGVSLEDEQFAGGAFAEVGPGNHFFGSTHTLANYENAFYESELFSTLPYEQWEEEGSLDIAQRANLKWKQMLKDYQKPELDPGVDEELQAFIQRRKSEMPDIWH
- a CDS encoding YecA family protein, translated to MILTIVEVEEFLEGFQMNTTASGLHGMIAGLTCAGVGENDIDNWLPVLCFESQYVSEDEYRMLEQDVRGLYREVLAQLDEFGVEFSILLPHEGCSPTDRIVALTSWCTEYLRALMDYGEISLGQLSEDGMDFISDVQEMTELDPESDPTDEDFESSFMILDEHLRIGVQLIYEQLNMHSLSGQSTGAGGLM
- a CDS encoding aminopeptidase P N-terminal domain-containing protein, encoding MNQAERRRQVMDRIGNGIAIIPNATQQRRNSDVYYTYRPDSDFYYLTRFPEPESVAILTPGGDEGDYILFCRAKDPDSELWEGRRHGPQGAVETFGADAAFGYDELDEKLPSLLENRDSIHYCLGRYPEFDQRVIGWLNQVRRMVRTGTKAPGGILDLGSILHEMRLFKTEREIEFMATASTVSAEAHRRAMQVCQPGMAEYEIQAEIEYWFQKNNCRTAYPSIVAAGENACILHYTDNSSDMKDGDLLLIDAGAEYDCYAADITRTFPVNGKYTAHQKAVYDVVLEAQRVAIEAVRPGKRYSDVDDAARLTIADGLIDLGILTGSAEEAIENNLVKKYYMHKVGHWLGIDVHDVGEYRDYDGMRRLEPGMYMTVEPGIYLSASDELDEHWHGIGIRIEDDVLVTEDGHRVMTGDVPKSTVEIEALMSG